One genomic segment of Odocoileus virginianus isolate 20LAN1187 ecotype Illinois chromosome 33, Ovbor_1.2, whole genome shotgun sequence includes these proteins:
- the CFAP119 gene encoding cilia- and flagella-associated protein 119 isoform X2 produces MIHRKSSQFQGLKMQSELVQHYELRREPERDLSSLDELATRMGTGVRTESGTVASMDVDNDPAANLFPPPLPQPRICIWKYLDIHSMHRLEKTASTEEMREVLAELLGLGSPEKSLRDAITLDLFSHALIFCRQQGFSLEQTSTACALLQDLHKACTETPLGNVEECYRYFTSVLFCHGVRRPPFSIDLFKEEQLLALADYVVNTYFRHFKLYKYVFTPQVRLDLSLTYTGLKPPNLWSEDETGQVSILRAYIKTQMNKELRQLQQLVEERLKASEERLSSKLTTLERPLQLPPGKGKNKIQ; encoded by the exons ATGATCCACCGGAAGTCCAGCCAATTCCAGGGACTAAAAATGCAGTCGGAGCTTGTACAGCACTACGAACTGCGGAGAGAACCAGAAAGAGACCTCAGCTCATTGGATGAATTGGCCACGCGTATGGGAACAGGTGTGCGGACCGAATCCGGGACCGTGGCTTCGATGGATGTCGATAACGATCCTGCAGCCAACTTGTTCCCG CCGCCGCTGCCCCAGCCCCGGATCTGTATATG GAAGTACCTGGACATCCATTCCATGCACAGGCTGGAGAAGACAGCCAGCACTGAGGAGATGAGGGA ggTGCTGGCTGAGCTGTTGGGACTAGGTTCTCCTGAGAAGAGCCTGCGGGATGCCATCACTCTGGACCTCTTCTCCCATGCACTCATCTTCTGCCGCCAGCAGGGCTTCTCCCTGGAGCAGACCTCAACAGCTTGTGCCCTGCTCCAAGATCTTCACAAGGCCTGTACTG AAACCCCCTTGGGCAACGTGGAGGAATGTTACCGCTACTTCACCAGTGTTCTTTTTTGCCATGGAGTCAGG CGCCCCCCTTTCAGTATTGACCTCTTTAAGGAGGAACAGCTGCTGGCCCTGGCAGATTATGTGGTGAACACCTACTTCCGCCACTTCAAGCTGTACAAATATGTCTTCACACCCCAG gTGCGGCTGGATCTCTCTTTGACTTACACGGGGCTAAAGCCACCCAACCTCTGGTCAGAGGATGAGACAG GCCAGGTCTCCATCCTCCGAGCCTACATCAAGACCCAGATGAACAAGGAGCTGCGGCAGCTCCAACAACTGGTGGAGGAGCGGCTCAAAGCCAGTGAGGAAAGGCTCAGCAGCAAGCTGACCACCCTGGAGCGGCCCCTCCAGCTACCTCCAGGCAAAGGCAAGAACAAGATCCAGTGA
- the CFAP119 gene encoding cilia- and flagella-associated protein 119 isoform X1, giving the protein MIHRKSSQFQGLKMQSELVQHYELRREPERDLSSLDELATRMGTGVRTESGTVASMDVDNDPAANLFPPPLPQPRICIWKYLDIHSMHRLEKTASTEEMREVLAELLGLGSPEKSLRDAITLDLFSHALIFCRQQGFSLEQTSTACALLQDLHKACTETPLGNVEECYRYFTSVLFCHGVRRPPFSIDLFKEEQLLALADYVVNTYFRHFKLYKYVFTPQVRLDLSLTYTGLKPPNLWSEDETEKEKGGEVEQQAVIKQEVEPETVIQPEPEPSQVSILRAYIKTQMNKELRQLQQLVEERLKASEERLSSKLTTLERPLQLPPGKGKNKIQ; this is encoded by the exons ATGATCCACCGGAAGTCCAGCCAATTCCAGGGACTAAAAATGCAGTCGGAGCTTGTACAGCACTACGAACTGCGGAGAGAACCAGAAAGAGACCTCAGCTCATTGGATGAATTGGCCACGCGTATGGGAACAGGTGTGCGGACCGAATCCGGGACCGTGGCTTCGATGGATGTCGATAACGATCCTGCAGCCAACTTGTTCCCG CCGCCGCTGCCCCAGCCCCGGATCTGTATATG GAAGTACCTGGACATCCATTCCATGCACAGGCTGGAGAAGACAGCCAGCACTGAGGAGATGAGGGA ggTGCTGGCTGAGCTGTTGGGACTAGGTTCTCCTGAGAAGAGCCTGCGGGATGCCATCACTCTGGACCTCTTCTCCCATGCACTCATCTTCTGCCGCCAGCAGGGCTTCTCCCTGGAGCAGACCTCAACAGCTTGTGCCCTGCTCCAAGATCTTCACAAGGCCTGTACTG AAACCCCCTTGGGCAACGTGGAGGAATGTTACCGCTACTTCACCAGTGTTCTTTTTTGCCATGGAGTCAGG CGCCCCCCTTTCAGTATTGACCTCTTTAAGGAGGAACAGCTGCTGGCCCTGGCAGATTATGTGGTGAACACCTACTTCCGCCACTTCAAGCTGTACAAATATGTCTTCACACCCCAG gTGCGGCTGGATCTCTCTTTGACTTACACGGGGCTAAAGCCACCCAACCTCTGGTCAGAGGATGAGACAG agaaagaaaagggaggagaGGTGGAACAGCAGGCAGTCATCAAACAGGAGGTGGAACCGGAAACGGTGATCCAGCCAGAGCCAGAGCCAA GCCAGGTCTCCATCCTCCGAGCCTACATCAAGACCCAGATGAACAAGGAGCTGCGGCAGCTCCAACAACTGGTGGAGGAGCGGCTCAAAGCCAGTGAGGAAAGGCTCAGCAGCAAGCTGACCACCCTGGAGCGGCCCCTCCAGCTACCTCCAGGCAAAGGCAAGAACAAGATCCAGTGA
- the CFAP119 gene encoding cilia- and flagella-associated protein 119 isoform X3, with amino-acid sequence MIHRKSSQFQGLKMQSELVQHYELRREPERDLSSLDELATRMGTGVRTESGTVASMDVDNDPAANLFPPPLPQPRICIWKYLDIHSMHRLEKTASTEEMREVLAELLGLGSPEKSLRDAITLDLFSHALIFCRQQGFSLEQTSTACALLQDLHKACTETPLGNVEECYRYFTSVLFCHGVRVRLDLSLTYTGLKPPNLWSEDETEKEKGGEVEQQAVIKQEVEPETVIQPEPEPSQVSILRAYIKTQMNKELRQLQQLVEERLKASEERLSSKLTTLERPLQLPPGKGKNKIQ; translated from the exons ATGATCCACCGGAAGTCCAGCCAATTCCAGGGACTAAAAATGCAGTCGGAGCTTGTACAGCACTACGAACTGCGGAGAGAACCAGAAAGAGACCTCAGCTCATTGGATGAATTGGCCACGCGTATGGGAACAGGTGTGCGGACCGAATCCGGGACCGTGGCTTCGATGGATGTCGATAACGATCCTGCAGCCAACTTGTTCCCG CCGCCGCTGCCCCAGCCCCGGATCTGTATATG GAAGTACCTGGACATCCATTCCATGCACAGGCTGGAGAAGACAGCCAGCACTGAGGAGATGAGGGA ggTGCTGGCTGAGCTGTTGGGACTAGGTTCTCCTGAGAAGAGCCTGCGGGATGCCATCACTCTGGACCTCTTCTCCCATGCACTCATCTTCTGCCGCCAGCAGGGCTTCTCCCTGGAGCAGACCTCAACAGCTTGTGCCCTGCTCCAAGATCTTCACAAGGCCTGTACTG AAACCCCCTTGGGCAACGTGGAGGAATGTTACCGCTACTTCACCAGTGTTCTTTTTTGCCATGGAGTCAGG gTGCGGCTGGATCTCTCTTTGACTTACACGGGGCTAAAGCCACCCAACCTCTGGTCAGAGGATGAGACAG agaaagaaaagggaggagaGGTGGAACAGCAGGCAGTCATCAAACAGGAGGTGGAACCGGAAACGGTGATCCAGCCAGAGCCAGAGCCAA GCCAGGTCTCCATCCTCCGAGCCTACATCAAGACCCAGATGAACAAGGAGCTGCGGCAGCTCCAACAACTGGTGGAGGAGCGGCTCAAAGCCAGTGAGGAAAGGCTCAGCAGCAAGCTGACCACCCTGGAGCGGCCCCTCCAGCTACCTCCAGGCAAAGGCAAGAACAAGATCCAGTGA